The Planktothrix tepida PCC 9214 genome window below encodes:
- a CDS encoding fatty acyl-AMP ligase, producing MGKIEKRDLTLVEILRDQAVAQPNQIAFKFLPNGEQESDQLTYQELDQKARAIAYQLGQKINRGERVLLLYPPGLEFISAFFGCLYADAIAVPVNPPRPNRPATRLLTIKSDSQATLALTTTSLFSKLKSQLTHYPELATLPLIVSDEISIDLASNWEKSTTTIDSLAFLQYTSGSTGTPKGVMVTHGNLLHNSQYIKQAFQLTQDSISVSWLPSFHDMGLIDGIIQPLYTGFMGVLMKPESFIQHPWRWLQAITNYKATHCGGPNFAYDLCVQKITNEQLETFDLSSWESAYSGSEPVRRETLERFIAKFAPCGFPAKSFYPCYGMAESTLMISGGLVQEEPIYCTVAADALEQNGVTEASKDVENVRHLVGCGRGWLDTKIVIVEPESFQQCHSGQVGEIWVSGESVAQGYWNQPELSEQAFGAYLADPHHGPFLRTGDLGFLREGELFITGRMKDMIIIRGRNYYPQDIEITVETSHPALRGNCCAAFAIEKDNTEQLVIVAEVERTHLRHLNVKEVVAEIGEAIMQQHEIQAYGTVLIKTGSIPKTSSGKIQRRICKEKFLCETLNIVGGKIGKSEL from the coding sequence ATGGGGAAAATAGAAAAAAGGGATTTAACTTTAGTAGAAATACTACGGGATCAGGCCGTTGCTCAACCTAACCAAATAGCATTTAAGTTTCTTCCAAATGGAGAACAAGAATCAGATCAATTAACCTATCAAGAATTGGATCAAAAAGCCAGAGCAATTGCCTATCAACTGGGTCAGAAAATTAATCGGGGCGAAAGAGTATTATTATTATATCCACCCGGTTTAGAATTTATTAGTGCTTTTTTTGGATGTTTATATGCTGATGCGATCGCAGTTCCTGTTAATCCTCCTCGACCCAACAGACCAGCAACTCGGCTTTTAACAATCAAATCAGATTCACAAGCAACATTAGCACTAACTACAACATCTCTATTCAGCAAACTCAAATCACAACTAACTCATTATCCCGAATTAGCAACTTTACCTTTAATAGTTAGCGATGAAATTAGTATTGATCTAGCTTCAAATTGGGAGAAATCAACAACAACAATAGATTCTTTAGCTTTTCTCCAATACACATCTGGATCGACAGGAACACCAAAAGGAGTAATGGTAACTCATGGTAATTTACTCCACAATTCGCAGTATATCAAACAAGCCTTTCAACTGACACAAGACAGTATATCGGTTAGCTGGCTACCCAGTTTTCATGATATGGGTCTAATTGATGGAATTATTCAGCCTTTGTACACCGGATTTATGGGCGTATTGATGAAACCCGAAAGTTTTATCCAACACCCTTGGCGATGGCTACAGGCAATTACAAACTACAAAGCAACCCACTGCGGCGGGCCTAATTTTGCCTACGATCTTTGCGTTCAGAAGATTACCAATGAACAACTTGAAACCTTCGACCTCAGTAGCTGGGAAAGTGCTTACAGTGGTTCTGAACCCGTGCGGAGAGAAACTTTAGAGCGTTTTATTGCTAAATTTGCCCCTTGTGGTTTCCCGGCTAAGAGTTTTTATCCCTGCTATGGGATGGCTGAATCTACCTTAATGATTTCAGGGGGACTGGTTCAAGAAGAACCCATTTACTGCACCGTTGCAGCCGACGCATTAGAGCAAAATGGGGTGACAGAAGCATCTAAAGACGTTGAAAATGTTAGACATCTCGTTGGATGTGGACGAGGTTGGCTAGATACCAAAATTGTCATCGTTGAACCCGAATCTTTTCAGCAATGTCATTCAGGTCAAGTCGGGGAAATCTGGGTATCGGGTGAAAGTGTTGCCCAAGGCTATTGGAACCAACCGGAACTTTCAGAACAAGCCTTTGGAGCTTATCTAGCAGATCCTCATCATGGGCCGTTTCTCCGCACTGGAGATCTAGGATTTTTGCGAGAGGGTGAGCTATTCATCACGGGACGGATGAAAGATATGATTATTATTAGAGGTCGCAATTATTACCCCCAAGATATTGAAATAACAGTAGAAACCAGCCATCCAGCGTTGCGAGGCAATTGTTGTGCAGCTTTTGCAATAGAAAAAGATAATACAGAGCAGTTAGTCATAGTAGCTGAAGTCGAACGGACACATTTACGACATCTGAATGTCAAAGAGGTCGTAGCAGAAATCGGCGAAGCCATCATGCAGCAACATGAAATCCAGGCTTATGGCACGGTACTGATTAAAACGGGGAGTATTCCTAAAACTTCCAGTGGCAAAATTCAACGGCGTATTTGCAAAGAAAAGTTTCTGTGCGAAACTCTCAATATTGTCGGGGGAAAGATTGGAAAATCGGAGTTATAA
- a CDS encoding FAD-linked oxidase C-terminal domain-containing protein — protein MINQNIASPLQVQKSHGVSQWQKIAPKFEAVVGKKGVVQRQEELLTYECDSLTSYRQRPALVVLPRTTEQVAEVVKICYENQIPWVTRGAGTGLSGGALPVEDCVLIVTTLMNKILKVDLENQRIIVQAGVINNWVTQAISGKGFYYAPDPSSQTVCTIGGNIAENAGGIHCLKYGVTTNHVLGLKLVIPDGSVVDVGGIISEMPGYDLTGLFIGSEGTLGIATEITLRIIKTPEAIGTVLADFTTIEAAGDTVTHIISAGIIPAAMELMDGTTIKAIEDVINTGCYPRDAEAVLLIEVDGLAVEVESSKQQVAKICQQNGARNVIIASDEQRRIKLWQGRKTALIALGYQSHYFLQDGVIPRTQLVAVLKEISALGNQYGYRIANALHAGDGNLHPVILYDHSVPGAFKQVEELSGEILKLCVRVGGSISGEHGIGADKKCLMPEMFNHIDLDTMQWPRLAFNPQGLANPGKMFPTPPTCGEAAQAQKMGRFSDLEVF, from the coding sequence ATGATTAATCAGAATATCGCCTCTCCTCTACAAGTACAGAAGAGCCATGGCGTGTCTCAATGGCAAAAAATTGCCCCAAAATTTGAGGCGGTTGTGGGTAAAAAAGGAGTTGTCCAACGTCAGGAAGAATTGCTCACCTATGAATGTGATAGTTTAACAAGCTATCGTCAACGTCCCGCATTAGTGGTACTACCCCGCACTACTGAACAAGTAGCAGAGGTAGTAAAAATCTGTTATGAAAACCAAATTCCTTGGGTGACGCGGGGTGCGGGAACAGGTTTATCTGGAGGTGCACTACCCGTTGAAGATTGTGTTTTAATTGTCACCACCTTAATGAACAAAATCTTAAAAGTTGACCTAGAAAATCAGCGAATTATTGTGCAAGCTGGTGTGATCAATAATTGGGTGACTCAAGCCATTAGTGGTAAAGGTTTTTATTATGCACCAGATCCTTCCAGTCAAACGGTTTGTACAATTGGGGGTAACATTGCGGAGAATGCGGGGGGTATTCATTGCTTGAAATATGGAGTAACAACGAATCATGTCTTGGGATTAAAATTGGTAATTCCTGACGGTTCTGTAGTTGATGTTGGGGGAATCATTTCAGAAATGCCCGGTTATGATCTCACGGGTTTATTTATCGGTTCAGAAGGCACTCTAGGTATTGCCACAGAAATTACTTTACGCATTATTAAAACACCTGAAGCCATTGGTACTGTTCTAGCAGACTTTACCACTATTGAAGCCGCAGGTGATACGGTTACTCATATTATTAGTGCTGGAATAATTCCGGCGGCAATGGAATTAATGGATGGGACTACGATTAAAGCGATTGAAGATGTTATTAATACCGGATGTTATCCTAGAGATGCTGAGGCAGTTTTGTTGATAGAGGTTGATGGTTTAGCAGTAGAAGTTGAAAGCAGTAAACAGCAGGTTGCTAAAATTTGCCAACAAAACGGAGCCAGAAATGTAATCATTGCTAGTGACGAACAAAGGCGAATCAAACTTTGGCAAGGACGTAAAACAGCCCTAATTGCATTAGGTTATCAAAGTCATTATTTTCTTCAAGATGGAGTGATCCCTCGGACTCAATTAGTCGCTGTTCTTAAGGAAATTTCAGCTTTAGGAAATCAATATGGGTATCGTATTGCTAATGCCCTTCATGCGGGTGATGGCAACTTACATCCAGTCATTCTTTATGATCATTCCGTTCCTGGTGCTTTTAAACAGGTTGAAGAATTAAGTGGCGAAATTCTAAAACTTTGTGTGAGAGTGGGTGGAAGTATTTCTGGAGAACATGGTATTGGTGCTGATAAAAAATGTTTGATGCCGGAAATGTTTAATCATATTGATTTAGATACCATGCAATGGCCGCGCCTAGCTTTTAATCCTCAAGGTTTGGCAAATCCAGGTAAGATGTTTCCCACACCTCCGACTTGTGGTGAAGCTGCACAGGCTCAAAAAATGGGGCGGTTTTCAGATTTAGAAGTATTTTAG
- a CDS encoding acyl-CoA desaturase — MSIPVDSPTPNISPKITLENDYLKSLQQRYAFATILIPFFGLLIAIYTTFKFGISSVDIGLFLVMYTLTMLGITVGFHRHFAHGAFKTNTVIRILLAILGCMSAQGPVIQWASIHRRHHKYSDRPGDPHSPLIYKGEKWATLRGLWHGQVAWMLNSDVTNTVVFAKDLLRDPIITKVNRFYLTWVILGLAIPAIVDGLLTGTWIGILQGFLWGGLVRIFWVNHAFWTINSIAHYYGQRPFDTEEQSHNTFWLSLANFGEAWHNNHHAFPHSALLGLKWWQIDIGGGVILALQKVGLAWDLKTPTAGMIAEKLKVNKQSENLTIDASNF; from the coding sequence ATGTCTATACCCGTGGATAGCCCAACACCCAATATAAGCCCCAAGATCACCCTAGAAAATGATTATCTTAAATCCCTGCAACAGCGTTACGCCTTTGCTACTATCTTGATTCCTTTTTTTGGGTTATTAATAGCCATTTATACAACTTTTAAGTTTGGGATCAGTTCAGTAGACATTGGACTATTTCTGGTCATGTATACCTTGACAATGCTGGGAATAACAGTGGGTTTTCATCGACATTTTGCTCACGGTGCTTTTAAGACAAATACAGTCATTAGAATCCTGTTAGCAATATTAGGATGTATGTCCGCTCAAGGGCCTGTTATTCAATGGGCAAGTATTCACCGTCGGCATCATAAGTATAGCGATCGCCCAGGGGATCCCCACTCCCCCTTAATATACAAAGGAGAAAAATGGGCAACTCTGCGGGGATTGTGGCATGGTCAAGTTGCTTGGATGTTGAACAGTGACGTTACCAATACGGTTGTTTTTGCTAAAGACTTGCTCAGAGATCCAATAATTACCAAAGTCAATCGTTTCTATCTGACTTGGGTTATCCTGGGTTTAGCCATTCCGGCAATTGTAGACGGACTTCTCACGGGAACTTGGATAGGCATTTTACAAGGATTTCTCTGGGGGGGATTGGTGCGAATCTTTTGGGTTAATCATGCCTTTTGGACGATTAACTCCATTGCTCACTATTATGGACAACGCCCCTTTGATACCGAAGAGCAAAGCCACAACACATTCTGGCTATCTCTAGCCAACTTTGGAGAAGCTTGGCATAACAATCATCATGCTTTTCCACACTCAGCCTTGTTAGGTCTGAAATGGTGGCAAATTGATATTGGCGGTGGGGTGATTCTGGCTCTCCAAAAAGTAGGTTTAGCTTGGGATCTCAAAACCCCCACAGCCGGGATGATTGCAGAAAAGTTGAAGGTTAACAAACAGTCAGAAAATTTAACAATAGATGCCAGCAATTTCTAG